A stretch of the Theileria equi strain WA chromosome 1, complete sequence genome encodes the following:
- a CDS encoding hypothetical protein (encoded by transcript BEWA_019740A): MTRVPQILRRNVSFGEVIKPKWVLEPPNYTRTPLWRQFFETQFSSRNFFIFGSTWAAITSFGFLMWYSRVFDPPPLERLDKYWLNSPKFRILSAFYNQGKRPGAKISLMTYEVRYFDRGHDHPFTINEVKDFLFKVKENYLIENHPGVQYPHVFRQHSNVKTPATLHVNLH, encoded by the exons ATGACGCGTGTTCCTCAAATTCTCCGCAGAAACGTTTCATTTGGTGAGGTAATCAAACCCAAATGGGTTTTAGAACCGCCAAATTATACCCGTACTCCATTATGGAGGCAATTTTTTGAAACTCAATTTTCCAGCAGAAATTTCTTTATTTTTGGTAGTACATGGGCGGCAATTACATCATTTGGATTCTTAATGTGGTATTCTAGAGTATTCG ATCCTCCTCCATTGGAAAGATTGGACAAATATTGGTTGAATTCAC CAAAATTTCGAATTTTATCTGCTTTCTACAATCAGGGGAAAAGACCTGGTGCTAAGATTTCCCTGATGACGTATGAAGTGCGTTACTTTGATAGAGGCCATGATCAtccatttaccattaaCGAAGTTAAGGACTTCTTATTCAAGGTAAAGGAGAACTATTTGATTGAGAATCATCCGGGTGTTCAATATCCTCACGTCTTCAGACAGCATAGTAATGTCAAGACACCCGCAACCCTGCATGTTAATCTACACTAG
- a CDS encoding hypothetical protein (encoded by transcript BEWA_019700A): MEGSLGDLYLKILREKSSIKCPSSLAQLPVTIWTRKNVPDDVVSDVSSIESSRESEISHSDDSVSSMSSSDTCDSIKSLQDLSNESVRHIPYGSEQLFETHPTLLNGMNTLSISISYVGGILDAEEQFKIVYSSLESLDSLSGLIMLQSNYDLNSTLRSAFQTITKLHKSVCIFLSIDCVIRNSQYNEERLVTDIKEMFKKVYSSIVTFQTLACKSASSENVPQIVNVFLQIIPYAIDILYSSLLNLLYHINEKRINMELIFIFEKMLQTSLLISCGYSDNSNTFTRIRAIETIYYLFIAILPLDLVNYIKNDVFETVDESLESNFRGKLIEKIWNEYSTGSFIPSGIILFKLIQNFDRGSKMRETSDVEATLRNSSITILGSCIRSGITKRQYPTNFISHSDYANSLLGKNSRKIHDVNNLNTWNKISFWLLMRLEDVNSIVRNYVLRIIRHIMSTIYLIEKDRQHILSYVFNCLSSDEVLEESLNILIYVSQLYPMKDGAVKRIATLTLKGSRKVNRLRTIIALGKCRFTPKGLSLLMSLFQILCTMSNDTSNTTEVPVQIYANSYISDQDSEVTFIQQELPAIIDALKSLVKSHNNIKLAQKIIDPPTGYVGKLPFTLPPGLWIWSLWKYMSNDMDECWRFCIYLLFIEAKMRFPQLVDKFDKSDLTFIADYLHLSERFIGLKIGDMDKLYITDEFVKDTKKWKMLHQLHIPLTREYLQRVKPILNNYCISEEVNVKNNKMCDCFDCKMDQMIVTHENKFDYLSSKLNNFIKCTRDENMKVESKIGERDLFFIGSHGLWNKNVYQKSLFIMTNHYNILPNLNIIPSINKFDDVRIDDIKCFPFPSVLGLHISIKIRCVTCGIKPPELSILLKIPIIKNVEDNCNVIMHVLWKRSQIKGPLEIFDGTVSHNLHYPYNMILPIRIRVLYMLQNENPKVCFFMLINHT, encoded by the coding sequence atggagggaAGTCTTGGAGATTTATATCTAAAAATATTGAGAGAAAAATCTTCTATAAAATGTCCTTCGTCACTAGCGCAGCTCCCTGTAACTATATGgacaaggaagaatgtgcCAGATGACGTTGTATCAGATGTTTCATCCATAGAATCTAGCAGAGAATCAGAAATATCGCATAGTGATGATTCTGTAAGCTCTATGAGTAGTAGTGATACTTGTGATAGCATCAAATCACTGCAAGATTTGAGTAATGAATCTGTTAGACACATACCATATGGTAGTGAACAGCTATTTGAGACGCATCCAACGCTTTTGAATGGTATGAATACTTTATCTATATCCATATCCTATGTAGGTGGTATTTTAGATGCAGAAGAACAGTTTAAAATTGTGTATAGTTCATTAGAATCACTAGATTCATTATCTGGATTAATTATGTTGCAATCAAACTATGACCTAAATTCAACATTAAGATCAGCATTTCAAACGATAACTAAATTACATAAATCGgtttgtatatttctcTCAATTGATTGTGTAATACGAAACTCACAATATAATGAAGAAAGGCTTGTAACAGATATCAAGGAAATGTTTAAGAAAGTCTATAGCTCAATTGTAACATTTCAAACACTTGCCTGTAAATCAGCGTCAAGTGAAAATGTTCCACAAATTGTCAATGTGTTTTTACAGATCATCCCTTATGCTATTGACATCCTATACAGTTCACTCTTAAATTTATTATATCATATTAACGAAAAAAGGATAAATATGGAACTAATATTtatatttgaaaaaatgCTACAAACATCTCTACTCATCTCCTGTGGTTATTCTGATAATTcaaacacatttacaagaatTCGTGCAATTGAAACTATATATTATCTTTTTATAGCAATTTTACCATTGGatcttgtaaattatattaaaaatgatgTTTTTGAAACAGTTGATGAATCTTTGGAAAGTAATTTTAGGGGTAAATTAATAGAGAAAATCTGGAATGAATATTCAACGGGTAGTTTTATACCATCTGGAATAATACTATTTAAGTTAATTCAAAACTTTGATCGTGGAAGTAAAATGCGTGAAACTTCAGATGTAGAGGCGACATTAAGAAATTCTTCCATAACAATACTTGGATCTTGTATACGTAGTGGTATTACCAAACGACAATATCCAACAAATTTTATAAGTCATTCAGATTATGCAAACAGTCTTTTGGGTAAAAATTCTAGAAAAATTCATGATGTTAATAATTTGAATACGTGGAATAAGATATCATTCTGGTTACTAATGCGATTGGAAGATGTAAATAGTATAGTAAGGAATTATGTTCTCAGGATAATACGCCACATTATGTCCACAATCTACCTTATTGAAAAAGATAGGCAACATATATTATCATATGTATTTAATTGTCTCTCAAGCGATGAAGTTCTTGAAGAATCATTAAATATATTGATTTATGTTTCACAATTATATCCTATGAAAGATGGTGCTGTAAAGAGGATCGCAACACTAACTTTAAAGGGATCCAGAAAGGTCAACCGATTAAGAACAATAATTGCATTAGGAAAATGTAGATTTACACCAAAGGGATTATCTCTACTCATGTCGCTATTTCAAATACTTTGTACAATGTCAAATGATACATCAAATACGACAGAAGTTCCAGTTCAGATTTATGCTAACAGTTATATATCTGACCAGGATTCTGAAGTGACATTCATTCAACAAGAACTACCAGCGATAATAGATGCATTAAAATCGCTTGTAAAATCGCACAATAATATAAAGCTTGCACAAAAAATTATAGACCCACCCACCGGCTACGTAGGTAAGTTGCCATTTACATTACCACCGGGTCTTTGGATATGGTCATTGTGGAAATATATGTCTAAtgatatggatgaatgttggagattttgtatatatttATTATTCATTGAAGCAAAAATGCGTTTTCCACAGCTAGTAGATAAATTTGATAAGAGTGATCTTACGTTTATTGCAGACTATTTGCATTTGAGTGAACGCTTTATCGGACTAAAAATAGGGGATATGGATAAATTGTACATTACAGATGAATTTGTTAAAGACActaaaaaatggaaaatgttACATCAATTACATATACCATTAACGCGTGAATACCTACAACGGGTTAAGCCTATTTTGAATAATTATTGCATTAGTGAGGAAGTAAATGttaaaaataataaaatgtGTGATTGTTTTGATTGTAAAATGGATCAAATGATTGTTACGCATGAAAATAAATTTGATTATCTAAGTTCCAAACTGAATAATTTTATAAAGTGTACAAGGGATGAAAACATGAAAGTGGAATCTAAAATAGGGGAAAGAgatctcttcttcattggATCCCATGGTCTatggaataaaaatgtatatcAAAAATCTCTTTTTATAATGACAAATCACTATaatattcttccaaatttgAATATTATCCCTAGTATtaataaatttgatgatGTAAGGattgatgatataaagTGTTTTCCGTTTCCATCGGTTCTTGGTCTTCATATCTCAATAAAGATCCGATGTGTCACATGTGGAATTAAACCACCAGAACTCTCAATTCTTCTAAAAATACCCATAATAAAAAACGTTGAAGATAATTGTAACGTCATAATGCATGTTTTATGGAAAAGATCGCAAATTAAAGGGCCCTTGGAAATATTTGATGGGACAGTTTCACACAATCTCCACTATCCCTACAATATGATATTACCTATTAGAATTAGAGTACTCTACATGTTACAGAATGAAAATCccaaggtttgttttttcatGCTCATAAATCATACTTAG
- a CDS encoding hypothetical protein (encoded by transcript BEWA_019710A), with amino-acid sequence MQHRGNKDITPENISDKVYNSLVEVIKKRLVNGDKDQNNQLELSLPNFMIPAFDNDVNEFKRPSESRHRDKNCHSQQSNGETDDDNMSISSVNTTENNPYSSFSEALNNLIHLYNKVEDSVKLLDPPPVPITSMFRMYNPHVSNLFDSNQHHDTNDLNISSISQIYRDSIASCLVDSDIFTRNNKSLEMDKEMFFAEFNRFLNDKGSCKLLKVLFGWYFSGYFTGRMEAITQFHKPSI; translated from the exons atGCAGCATCGCGGTAACAAGGATATCACACCCGAAAATATCAGTGATAAAGTATACAATAGCTTAGTAGAAGTGATAAAG AAACGACTCGttaatggagataaggaCCAAAATAATCAGCTG GAACTATCATTACCTAATTTTATGATACCAGCGTTTGATAATGACGTAAATGAATTTAAAAGACCAAGCGAATCACGACACAGAGACAAAAATTGTCATTCTCAACAATCAAACGGTGAAacagatgatgataatatGAGCATTTCATCTGTTAATACAACTGAAAACAACCCATACTCAAGTTTTTCCGAGGCCTTGAACAACTTGATACATTTGTATAATAAGGTTGAAGATTCTGTAAAGCTACTCGATCCTCCGCCAGTGCCAATTACATCAATGTTTAGGATGTATAATCCACATGTATCAAATCTTTTTGATTCAAATCAACACCATGATACAAACGACTTGAATATATCGTCAATATCTCAAATCTATAGAGACAGCATAGCGTCCTGTTTGGTTGACTCAGACATATTTACCAGGAACAACAAATCCCTAGAGATGGATAAAGAGATGTTTTTTGCAGAGTTCAATagatttttaaatgataaaggATCTTGTAAATTGTTAAAGGTGTTATTTGGCTGGTACTTTTCCGGATATTTCACTGGGAGAATGGAAGCCATAACCCAATTCCATAAGCCTAGTATTTAG
- a CDS encoding hypothetical protein (encoded by transcript BEWA_019730A) yields the protein MADLGYGSTPVNGSAPPNSLLNRVTDEEAALLGSRMAAGKKGSGRIHLRKAAGTIWNDPTLEDWPKNDFRIFCGHLGNDVTDEILASAFRKYPSFQRARVIRDRNSGKTKGYGFVSLTNPDDMLKALNEMNHKFVGNRPIIVMRSKWKDREIDSEKNRQSANLFKVVKDDEKTIRKFKKLGKAVTGGKKANLVYEPKIFKRHKVYLSTGSTNKFDNRQRVAHDHMLDNI from the coding sequence ATGGCCGATCTTGGTTATGGATCCACTCCTGTCAATGGCTCTGCGCCGCCAAACAGTCTACTCAATAGAGTAACCGATGAGGAAGCTGCACTTTTAGGTAGCAGAATGGCTGCTGGAAAGAAGGGATCAGGTCGAATACACTTGAGGAAAGCTGCTGGTACTATATGGAACGATCCAACACTGGAAGATTGGCCAAAAAATGACTTCAGAATATTTTGTGGACACCTGGGAAATGATGTGACTGATGAAATATTAGCTAGTGCCTTCAGGAAGTACCCCTCATTTCAAAGGGCACGCGTGATTAGAGACCGCAATTCTGGAAAGACCAAAGGTTATGGTTTTGTATCACTAACGAATCCTGATGACATGTTGAAAGCTTTAAATGAAATGAACCATAAATTTGTAGGAAATCGTCCCATTATTGTCATGCGTAGTAAGTGGAAAGATCGTGAAATTGATTCAGAAAAGAACCGTCAATCAGCGAATTTGTTTAAAGTAGTAAAGGATGACGAAAAGACGATTCGCAAATTTAAAAAGCTAGGAAAGGCTGTTACCGGTGGTAAGAAGGCGAACCTTGTCTACGAgccaaaaatatttaaaagGCACAAGGTTTATCTCAGTACAGGATCTACCAACAAGTTTGATAACAGACAAAGAGTCGCTCATGATCACATGCTGGACAACATCTAA
- a CDS encoding hypothetical protein (encoded by transcript BEWA_019760A), with amino-acid sequence MYCINVNLLIVFSYIINKIYAFENEKSLFKVDESVINEYISECRLKSNGPIFSCISKKLSESDVRYRKNSDVDSLSSLRSFTWMLSLPVLHPNTVVYNQEPLEIYQNSIYRDHRFVIEPKFGSLFYRVPLNEYYKHLYDNKDNGFRPGMFDLRHKLGKIFELWSITIGHEVSYTIPHEKIDSVLHGDEPKTNLYTKLFLMHLDYKIFAPLKRKAIVLSFLNKCNYTFRYKLRKFAVCLLNTFKSCKLVMNKEQLLHRYNISNIFKNVRKDRDIIPFVPFPFLGKFNDIYFSVDSSSQTFTNTDYAFFSCIETIVNELSMGSRNVNAVFGHLNEYLTLLKRASDVKTLSQFNGFYILEIWPKQSGFSFFNLFDREYRAKIWNSPFKMMVTSHISNFIWDLPVFIMMRLLYVSLFVSIAFFIILIFYVIWI; translated from the coding sequence ATGTActgtataaatgtaaaCTTATTAATCGTTTTTAGTTATATTATCAATAAAATTTACGCGtttgagaatgaaaaaagtttgtttaaGGTGGATGAGTCCGTCATAAACGAGTATATCAGTGAATGTAGACTAAAATCTAATGGGCCGATATTTTCTTGTATATCAAAAAAATTAAGCGAGTCAGATGTTCGCTATCGCAAAAATTCCGATGTTGATTCTCTATCGAGTCTTCGTTCATTCACTTGGATGTTATCACTTCCGGTATTACACCCAAATACTGTTGTATACAATCAAGAACCACTAgaaatatatcaaaataGCATTTATAGAGATCATAGATTCGTGATAGAACCGAAATTCGGTTCATTATTTTATAGAGTACCTCTCAATGAATACTATAAACACCTCTATGATAATAAGGATAATGGATTTAGACCCGGGATGTTTGATCTAAGGCATAAACTAGGAAAAATATTTGAGTTATGGAGTATTACAATTGGACATGAAGTTTCTTATACGATTCCACACGAAAAAATTGATTCAGTATTGCATGGTGATGAGccaaaaacaaacctctaTACTAAACTATTTCTCATGCACCTTGattacaaaatttttgcTCCTCTGAAACGAAAAGCAATCGTACTGAGTTTTCTAAACAAATGTAACTACACGTTCAGGTACAAATTGAGGAAATTTGCTGTGTGTTTACTCAACACATTCAAGTCCTGTAAACTTGTTATGAACAAAGAACAGTTATTACACCGTTAcaatatatcaaatatatttaaaaatgttagGAAAGATAGAGATATCATCCCATTTGTcccttttccatttttggGAAAGTTCAATGACATTTATTTTTCAGTGGATTCTTCGTCACAGACATTTACAAATACTGACTACGCCTTTTTCAGTTGCATAGAGACCATTGTAAATGAACTTTCTATGGGTTCAAGAAACGTAAATGCTGTTTTTGGGCACTTGAATGAATACCTAACGCTACTAAAAAGAGCCTCCGATGTCAAAACTTTATCGCAATTTAATGGATTTTATATACTAGAGATCTGGCCAAAACAGTCTGGATTTTCGTTTTTCAATCTATTTGACAGGGAGTATAGAGCGAAGATATGGAATTCACCTTTTAAGATGATGGTAACTTCACATATTAGCAATTTTATCTGGGATCTACCGGTGTTTATAATGATGCGGTTATTGTACGTATCATTATTTGTTTCTATCGcattttttatcattttaattttttatgtaatatggatataa
- a CDS encoding hypothetical protein (encoded by transcript BEWA_019750A), translated as MELKDTLDLNNTENSGVNVDATNDGHLDGINLKSDDIIAHDDCDGLHKENFDDPIETKRTIKFSEKQSFHSVDNSVDEFANNNFESKEIKRNVTNNNPSLSLDLYTSSIAELHHTPSIIQSEFMEENPAGVTKLKELMLYKTIQFMDYRRLRRRFNGIRRPVSNKKALFICLFCIALALVPFIYFRVESDHYVAGVQIQRGVIPYIASLSFVLGAFLLAKIQLSLPLKFPVILSYLFMFAALIVLVVLRNIISVQRFIWPILICYTIAQIIVILITRIVIYLVPLLALNGLFFPCTEHFHLLQRFQQGRRLNITISRYNDYTIICGLNVCGLGLCLYRCAYRWIRWCYRKYKNRSIAGAHQAGLFCMIISYTFVDGALFSHQMRYNGEVDENSIPHGYGEWLEDHTYGERLQGYWWHGYPIGPFTSQEIGSGSLFVNTRVAFVTDTHLPYDKIRFGVSSTECSISGHFFKEMPKTYFFNPLYHQGSSHPNRLYSKINLFNVLREKFDGIPGSSPQWCIRMLKPQFYLNMPNRQGIMNIYVDKLTNSLKIDGFRRINHGMKRGRCDEITIRLSGRSCKNRLLKPRSNSGYSYRTNSGSFKPLRIARLYRKSKVKGVESGDLSKEYKLLHYRSEISNSSDQYLGVRSEISNLFRDEDDWENKQHLDQPQVVVNGWMPIRSFGRLGYIPEQAVIYIHGYNLRLSEACSQMAHIVSFSKLPPYILPIVFNWDGHHWGWLSAFSYPVAMKAAENPNLEDAFHELLQEFAYLGIKHIHLLVHSCGARIFFKVINSSISKGLITPVVDEQHLVHVGKGGNNIRMRMDTCILINPDYPLERFVDHDYFVLRGYCDHIVLYVDTRDQCLTFSEWYHRERSLGRSIFGMCTSPHKLASIRKSDDIKVDKNEPFTIYSGEGYTIPPGNLKYISNKSLSLDHPPMYDCQNDKSVKILGKPEEQFEESTTTCQPKYSSKMFGTQNIFWIGRMSNANRGIKVNDSFTERSLWLDIDVIDTTMIDTNVDFLKHSFYQMKREIMDDIREVILMHTRAEYRQTRLDRRRGNVYVFRVAPANVNNLFGR; from the coding sequence ATGGAGCTAAAAGATACATTGGATTTGAATAACACAGAAAATTCTGGTGTAAATGTTGATGCAACAAATGATGGACATTTAGACGGGATTAATTTGAAATCGGATGATATAATCGCTCATGATGATTGTGATGGTCTCCATAAGGAGAACTTTGATGATCCAATAGAAACAAAAAGGACCATAAAATTTTCAGAGAAACAATCTTTTCATTCAGTTGATAACTCTGTAGATGAGTTCGCGAATAATAATTTTGAATCCAAAGAGATAAAACGCAATGTTACAAACAACAATCCTTCACTGTCTTTAGACCTTTATACTAGCTCTATTGCTGAGCTACATCATACACCAAGCATTATTCAATCGGAATTTATGGAAGAGAACCCTGCTGGTGTAACAAAGTTGAAGGAGCTAATGTTATATAAGACAATACAATTTATGGATTACCGTCGTTTGCGTCGCAGGTTTAATGGAATAAGAAGACCAGTTTCTAATAAGAAGGCACTCTTTatttgtttattttgtatagCATTGGCGCTAGTCCCTTTCATTTATTTCCGTGTGGAATCAGATCACTATGTAGCGGGAGTTCAAATTCAGCGTGGAGTCATACCATATATCGCTTCTCTGAGTTTCGTTTTAGGTGCTTTTCTCTTGGCAAAGATACAATTAAGTTTGCCGCTCAAATTTCCTGTTATTTTGTCCTACCTATTTATGTTCGCTGCTTTGATTGTTTTGGTAGTTTTGAGGAATATTATTAGTGTACAGAGATTTATATGGCCAATTTTGATCTGTTATACTATTGCACAGATCATCGTTATATTAATTACACGGATAGTTATATATCTTGTGCCGTTGTTGGCACTAAATGGATTGTTTTTCCCATGTACTGAGCATTTTCATTTATTACAAAGGTTTCAACAGGGTAGGCGGTTGAACATAACGATTAGTCGCTATAATGATTATACAATAATCTGTGGATTGAACGTGTGCGGATTAGGCCTCTGTCTATATAGGTGTGCCTACCGTTGGATAAGATGGTGTTACAGAAAGTATAAAAATCGTTCCATAGCTGGTGCACATCAAgcaggtttgttttgtatGATTATATCATATACATTTGTAGACGGCGCTCTATTTAGTCATCAAATGCGCTACAATGGTGAGGTTGATGAGAATTCCATCCCTCATGGTTATGGAGAGTGGTTAGAAGATCATACATATGGTGAGCGTTTGCAAGGGTATTGGTGGCACGGATATCCTATTGGACCTTTTACTTCACAGGAAATCGGATCAGGCTCACTTTTTGTTAATACACGAGTTGCTTTTGTTACAGATACACATTTGCCTTATGACAAAATCCGTTTTGGTGTTTCATCAACTGAATGTTCTATTTCAGGACATTTTTTCAAGGAAATGCCAAAAACATATTTTTTTAATCCTCTTTATCACCAAGGTAGTAGTCATCCAAATAGACTGTATTCTAAAATAAatctttttaatgtattAAGAGAGAAATTTGATGGTATACCAGGATCTTCACCGCAATGGTGTATAAGAATGTTGAAACCTCAATTTTATCTGAACATGCCTAATAGACAAGGAATTATGAATATTTATGTGGATAAACTTACAAACTCATTGAAAATCGATGGATTTCGTAGAATAAATCATGGTATGAAGCGTGGACGTTGTGATGAGATAACAATACGTTTATCCGGTCGTAGTTGCAAAAATCGTCTATTAAAACCACGTAGTAATTCTGGGTATAGTTACAGGACCAATTCAGGATCATTTAAACCTTTAAGGATAGCAAGGTTATATCGCAAATCTAAAGTTAAAGGTGTTGAAAGTGGAGATTTGTCAAAGGAATATAAATTACTTCACTATCGTTCAGAAATTAGCAATTCATCAGATCAGTATCTTGGCGTAAGAAGTGAGATTTCTAATTTGTTTCgtgatgaagatgattgGGAGAACAAACAGCATCTAGATCAACCACAAGTAGTTGTTAACGGTTGGATGCCAATAAGATCATTCGGAAGATTGGGTTATATTCCAGAACAAGCGGTTATATATATACATGGTTATAATTTAAGGTTATCTGAAGCATGTTCACAAATGGCACATATTgtttcattttcaaaattacCTCCTTATATATTACCAATTGTGTTCAATTGGGATGGTCATCACTGGGGTTGGTTATCGGCCTTTAGTTACCCTGTTGCTATGAAGGCTGCCGAGAATCCAAATCTTGAGGATGCATTTCATGAGTTATTACAAGAATTTGCTTATCTAGGTATTAAACACATACACCTCCTGGTACATTCATGTGGTGCgagaatatttttcaagGTTATTAATAGTAGTATTTCAAAAGGGTTAATAACACCTGTAGTTGATGAGCAGCATTTGGTGCATGTTGGAAAGGGTGGGAATAATATACGTATGAGAATGGATACTTGTATCCTCATAAATCCAGATTAccctttagaacgttttGTAGATCATGACTACTTCGTACTACGCGGGTATTGTGACCATATTGTCTTGTATGTTGATACTAGGGATCAGTGTTTAACATTTTCTGAGTGGTATCATCGTGAACGTTCGTTAGGAAGATCTATATTTGGTATGTGTACAAGTCCTCACAAGTTGGCATCCATTCGTAAGTCCGATGATATCAAggttgataaaaatgaacCGTTCACTATTTATAGTGGTGAAGGGTATACTATACCGCCAGGGAATCTAAAGTACATCAGCAATAAAAGTCTTAGCCTCGATCATCCGCCTATGTATGATTGTCAAAATGATAAATCCGTAAAAATTTTGGGGAAACCGGAGGAACaatttgaagaatctactaCAACTTGCCAACCCAAATATAGTAGTAAAATGTTTGGTACTCAGAATATCTTTTGGATTGGCAGAATGAGTAATGCAAATCGTGGTATAAAGGTTAATGATTCATTTACGGAACGGTCTCTATGGTTGGATATCGATGTCATAGATACAACTATGATTGATACAAATGTAGACTTCCTCAAACATTCCTTCTATCAGATGAAACGTGAGATTATGGATGATATAAGAGAGGTTATACTTATGCACACAAGAGCTGAATATCGACAAACACGACTCGATCGTCGCAGAGGAAACGTATATGTATTTAGAGTTGCTCCTGCAAACGTAAATAATTTGTTTGGAAGATAA
- a CDS encoding hypothetical protein (encoded by transcript BEWA_019720A), with protein MIPLIISSKNWLYVQLTILLLIVLLSTLRWIIWGDAKHLINARLDKVRRSSFLYRASLIRRYNNYLRHESFEARKNFYINEQNGFLTILPPKLSFKESLDGSDNTDSSSFIRYNMSYNIMQCILGYAFSYLFPGYLAAIIPFFLPYQFKSLLQIGMNVSYLTTSYISALPWHLINLMTSWKFIDIYKYLLQRPVILNKTTTIKDYSDHLGVEIDNEYVSFGAIFSQVINQTSQLFMEEKEKLENTMHQNIFGHVEIMALSLLEH; from the exons atgatCCCCTTAATAATATCATCTAAAAATTGGTTATATGTGCAGTTAACCATATTACTGCTTATAGTTTTACTGTCAACATTGCGATGGATCATTTGGGGAGATGCAAAACATCTCATTAATGCTAGACTAGATAAAGTTAGGAGAAG CTCGTTTTTGTATCGGGCCTCCCTTATAAGGAGGTATAATAACTACCTTAGACATGAATCATTTGAAGCGAGAAAgaatttttatataaatgaaCAAAATGGATTTTTAACGATTTTACCACCGAAGCTTTCCTTTAAGGAGTCCCTAGATGGATCAGATAATACAGACTCTTCAAGCTTTATCAGATACAATATGTCATACAATATCATGCAATGTATATTAGGTTACGCATTTAGCTACCTTTTTCCCGGATACCTAGCTG CGATTATTCCCTTTTTCTTACCTTATCAATTCAAAAGCTTGTTGCAAATCGGGATGAACGTTTCATACCTAACAACTAGTTACATTTCTGCGTTACCATGGCATTTAATCAACTTAATGACCAGCTGGAAGTTTATTGACATTTATAAGTATCTGTTGCAAAGACCAGTCATTCTGAACAAAACTACAACGATCAAGGATTATAGCGACCATTTGGGTGTGGAAATAGATAACGAATATGTTAGTTTTGGAGCGATATTCAGCCAGGTTATAAACCAAACTTCACAACTATTCatggaggaaaaggaaaagttGGAGAATACC ATGcatcaaaatatctttGGCCACGTTGAAATAATGGCCCTAAGTTTACTTGAACATTGA